A portion of the Rhodanobacter sp. AS-Z3 genome contains these proteins:
- the rlmD gene encoding 23S rRNA (uracil(1939)-C(5))-methyltransferase RlmD, with amino-acid sequence MSRSNSVSPKPFEAHITDLGHDGRGVARIDGKTVFVSGGLLGETVMAKLRKRHRHFDEAEVVEVITASPHRVEPLCQHFALCSGCSLQHLDAPSQIAAKQRVLAENFERIGKVTSGSWLPPLTAEPWGYRRKGRLSVRNVAKKGSVLVGFREEQNPRFVTPIQRCEVMHPSLGPKVGLLAELIATMDAADTIPQIEFAAGDDLMALVFRHMQPLSERDQAELLAFGQQHGFAIYLQPGSVSSVHPLWPESPRLAFRIASDDARFADVELEFQPLDFVQVNAGMNQLMMARAMELLDPQPTDRVLDLFCGLGNFTLPIARRVAEVVGVEGEHGLVERAAENAARNGIDNAKFHVANLFEDQRHTDWARQPWDKLLLDPPRAGADKVLDYLPHKQTKRIVYVSCHPASLARDAGILVNQHGFKLVSAGVMDMFPHTAHVESIALFERG; translated from the coding sequence ATGTCCCGATCCAACTCCGTGTCGCCCAAGCCGTTCGAGGCTCACATCACCGACCTCGGCCATGATGGCCGCGGCGTGGCGCGGATCGACGGCAAGACGGTTTTTGTCAGCGGCGGCCTGCTCGGCGAGACGGTGATGGCGAAACTGCGCAAGCGTCATCGCCATTTCGACGAGGCCGAAGTGGTCGAGGTGATCACCGCCTCGCCGCACCGGGTCGAGCCGCTGTGCCAGCACTTCGCGCTGTGCAGCGGCTGCTCATTGCAGCATCTGGATGCGCCCTCGCAGATCGCCGCCAAGCAACGCGTGCTGGCCGAAAATTTCGAGCGCATCGGCAAGGTCACGTCAGGCTCGTGGCTACCGCCGCTCACCGCCGAGCCGTGGGGTTATCGTCGCAAGGGCCGGCTGTCCGTTCGCAATGTGGCGAAGAAAGGCAGCGTGCTGGTCGGCTTTCGCGAAGAGCAGAACCCGCGCTTCGTCACGCCGATCCAGCGCTGTGAAGTCATGCATCCGTCACTCGGCCCCAAGGTCGGCCTGCTGGCCGAGTTGATCGCCACGATGGATGCGGCCGACACGATTCCGCAGATCGAGTTCGCTGCCGGCGACGACCTGATGGCGCTGGTGTTTCGTCACATGCAGCCGCTGAGCGAGCGTGATCAGGCGGAACTGCTTGCCTTCGGCCAGCAGCACGGTTTCGCGATCTACCTGCAACCTGGCAGCGTCAGCAGCGTGCATCCGCTATGGCCGGAGAGCCCGCGGCTGGCGTTCCGCATTGCCAGCGACGACGCCCGTTTTGCCGATGTGGAACTGGAATTCCAGCCACTGGATTTTGTGCAGGTCAACGCCGGCATGAACCAGTTGATGATGGCGCGGGCGATGGAACTGCTTGATCCGCAGCCCACCGATCGTGTGCTCGACTTGTTCTGTGGCCTCGGCAACTTCACCCTGCCGATCGCCCGCCGTGTCGCCGAAGTGGTTGGCGTGGAAGGTGAGCATGGCTTGGTCGAACGCGCTGCCGAAAACGCCGCGCGCAACGGTATCGACAACGCGAAGTTCCATGTTGCCAACCTGTTCGAAGACCAGCGCCACACCGACTGGGCGCGGCAGCCGTGGGACAAGCTGTTGCTCGATCCTCCGCGCGCGGGCGCCGACAAGGTGCTGGACTACCTGCCGCACAAGCAGACCAAACGCATCGTGTACGTTTCCTGCCATCCCGCCTCGCTGGCGCGCGACGCCGGCATCCTGGTCAACCAGCACGGCTTCAAACTCGTCTCGGCCGGTGTGATGGACATGTTTCCGCACACCGCGCACGTCGAGTCGATTGCCTTGTTCGAACGCGGGTAA
- a CDS encoding CYTH domain-containing protein: protein MGIEIERKFLLADDSWRANVEHSEAMAQGYLVGAQALREGQARASVRARLAGDKAWLNIKAATPGIARTEFDYPVPVADVRVMLASLCDGVLEKVRHHVRVDGVLFEIDEFNGDNGGLIVAEVELPAVDAPFPRPPWLGREVSALTRYYNVNLITHPYRQWSPAERAAEDAAC from the coding sequence ATGGGTATCGAAATCGAACGGAAATTTCTGTTGGCCGATGACAGTTGGCGCGCAAACGTCGAACACAGCGAGGCGATGGCACAAGGTTATCTGGTCGGCGCACAGGCGCTGCGCGAGGGCCAGGCGCGCGCTTCGGTGCGGGCCCGTCTGGCCGGTGACAAGGCCTGGTTGAACATCAAGGCTGCCACGCCGGGCATCGCGCGCACCGAGTTTGACTATCCCGTGCCGGTGGCCGATGTGCGGGTCATGTTGGCGAGCCTGTGTGACGGTGTGCTGGAGAAAGTCCGTCACCATGTCCGCGTCGACGGCGTGCTGTTCGAGATTGATGAGTTCAACGGCGACAACGGCGGCCTGATCGTGGCCGAGGTCGAGTTGCCGGCGGTTGACGCGCCATTCCCTCGTCCGCCGTGGCTGGGCCGCGAAGTAAGCGCGCTGACGCGCTACTACAACGTCAACCTGATCACGCACCCGTACCGGCAATGGTCGCCGGCTGAGCGCGCTGCCGAGGATGCCGCATGTTGA
- a CDS encoding YdbL family protein, producing the protein MRKLLYVILTALAMALVGCVTINVYFPEAAAQKAADKFIGNVLDQATPATPAPKNPKPEAAVTQPSAMLLDLLIPAAHAGDVPNIQIQTAAAEAIRARMHGRFQGALGDLLDSGAAGFTHDGMVAMRDAAKVPLSARAQANATIADENRDRNALYREIANANNHPEWESQIRGTFAKTWIEKARAGWYYQNAGGAWQKK; encoded by the coding sequence ATGCGCAAACTCCTCTACGTCATTCTGACCGCCCTGGCCATGGCGTTGGTCGGTTGCGTCACGATCAACGTCTACTTCCCCGAAGCGGCAGCGCAGAAGGCGGCCGACAAGTTCATCGGCAATGTGCTGGATCAGGCGACTCCTGCGACTCCAGCGCCGAAGAACCCGAAGCCGGAAGCCGCTGTCACGCAGCCGTCGGCGATGCTGCTGGACCTGCTGATACCGGCAGCACACGCCGGTGACGTGCCGAATATCCAGATCCAGACCGCAGCTGCCGAAGCGATTCGTGCGCGCATGCATGGCCGTTTCCAGGGTGCGCTGGGCGATCTGCTGGACAGTGGCGCGGCCGGCTTCACCCACGACGGCATGGTCGCCATGCGTGATGCGGCCAAGGTGCCGCTGAGCGCCCGCGCGCAGGCCAATGCCACGATTGCCGACGAAAATCGCGATCGCAACGCGCTGTACCGCGAAATCGCCAACGCCAACAACCACCCCGAGTGGGAATCGCAGATCCGTGGCACCTTCGCCAAAACGTGGATCGAGAAGGCGCGTGCGGGCTGGTACTACCAGAATGCCGGCGGTGCGTGGCAGAAAAAATGA
- the nagZ gene encoding beta-N-acetylhexosaminidase, whose product MLMIGVAGLALAEHEKPWLRASCVAGVLLFARNYQSREQLIALCDSIREVGGDHLLIAVDQEGGPVQRFRDGFTRLPPLAAIGAVYQRDANEAIRLAEEHAWVMASELRASGVDFSFAPVVDLARGNAAIGLRAFHADPAIAAELGQAYVRGMHLGGMAAVLKHFPGHGSVVGDTHKVAAIDPRSLEQIRHDDLRPFAECIEARVEAVMMAHVTYPAVDSQPAGYSNIWIEQILRGELGFTGAVISDDISMAAAGAAGSVGERVRAHLDAGCDLVLACFPDVVEAAIAAMPADAGTMPLSLAALRGTLGPSWAGLTDNPQRDRFVARITALHADQGNA is encoded by the coding sequence ATGTTGATGATCGGCGTGGCTGGGCTGGCACTGGCCGAACACGAGAAACCCTGGCTGCGCGCTTCATGTGTCGCTGGCGTGTTGCTGTTCGCGCGAAACTACCAGTCGCGTGAACAACTGATCGCCTTGTGCGATTCGATCCGTGAAGTCGGTGGCGATCATCTGCTGATTGCGGTCGATCAGGAAGGCGGTCCGGTGCAGCGCTTCCGTGACGGCTTCACGCGCCTGCCGCCGCTGGCGGCCATCGGTGCCGTGTACCAGCGCGATGCCAACGAAGCGATCCGCCTCGCCGAGGAACACGCCTGGGTGATGGCCAGCGAGCTGCGCGCCAGCGGTGTGGATTTCAGTTTTGCACCGGTGGTTGATCTTGCGCGCGGCAATGCGGCGATCGGCTTGCGCGCGTTCCACGCCGATCCGGCGATCGCCGCCGAGCTGGGCCAGGCCTATGTGCGCGGCATGCACCTGGGCGGCATGGCTGCGGTGCTCAAACATTTTCCGGGACACGGCTCGGTGGTTGGCGATACACACAAGGTGGCGGCGATCGACCCACGCAGCCTGGAACAGATTCGCCACGACGACCTGCGCCCGTTTGCCGAGTGCATCGAGGCACGCGTCGAGGCGGTGATGATGGCGCACGTTACCTATCCCGCGGTGGACAGCCAGCCAGCCGGCTATTCGAACATCTGGATCGAACAGATCCTGCGCGGCGAGCTGGGCTTCACCGGCGCGGTGATCAGCGACGACATCAGCATGGCGGCCGCCGGTGCCGCCGGCAGCGTGGGTGAGCGGGTGAGGGCGCACCTGGATGCCGGTTGTGATCTGGTGCTGGCCTGCTTCCCCGACGTGGTCGAGGCAGCGATTGCCGCGATGCCTGCCGACGCTGGCACGATGCCTCTTTCACTCGCCGCTCTGCGCGGCACCCTCGGCCCGAGCTGGGCCGGCCTTACCGACAACCCGCAGCGCGATCGCTTCGTGGCGCGCATCACGGCCTTGCACGCCGACCAAGGAAACGCATGA